A region of Mesorhizobium sp. M3A.F.Ca.ET.080.04.2.1 DNA encodes the following proteins:
- the rlxS gene encoding relaxase/mobilization nuclease RlxS (I built this because a sul1 chimera in AMR looks like the C-terminus.) — MKDDEFRPKLGKIGSRGSKAGKRYAGQVRAAINRAGGRPQRGGRFTGSRTGRGGAAAALLKSRDRYAAFRQRRVIVKARVVKLAGKGADGARAHLRYLQRDGVTREGEPGELYGADSGRVDGKAFIDRADGDRHQFRFIVAAEDGIEYDDLKALTRRLMAQMQEDLGTKLDWVAVDHFNTGHPHSHIIVRGRDDRGENLVIAREYISSGIRERAAELVSLDLGPRTDREIELRLRREMEQERFTSIDRRLLSMRDDDGLVSPGGPDAIRQTLHQGRLRKLERMGLAAEVGAGSWRLDDELEATLRRTGERGDIIKTMHRELTGKGLARRAADWVIHDRSGEPVQSLVGRVVARGLADEINDRHYMIVDAVDGKSHWINIGRGEAMETMPNGCIVRVAPRNTEPRQVDRTIAEIAAAHGGRYDVDMHLKHDPSATESFARTHVRRLEAIRRATGGVEREPNGTWLIAPDHLDRVANYEGQRARAEPVVADKLSSMALERQVSFNGATWLDRELVADRPEPLHGSGFGRDVREAQARRRQWLIAQGLAHKEQDGIVYRANMLSILRQRELNRVAGQLSEELGLPYAEARSGGRVEGTLRRSVELASGKYAVVEKSREFTLVPWRPVLERHVGKEVSGVVSGEGISWTVGRQRSGPGVS; from the coding sequence ATTAAGGATGACGAGTTCAGGCCGAAGCTCGGCAAAATCGGGTCGCGCGGCTCGAAGGCCGGCAAACGCTATGCCGGCCAGGTTCGTGCGGCGATCAACCGGGCTGGCGGCCGGCCGCAACGCGGTGGTCGCTTCACAGGAAGCCGGACAGGGCGCGGCGGGGCGGCCGCCGCACTGCTGAAATCGCGCGACCGGTATGCCGCCTTCCGCCAGCGCCGGGTGATCGTCAAGGCGCGGGTCGTCAAGCTCGCCGGCAAGGGCGCGGACGGGGCGCGTGCCCATCTACGCTATCTTCAGCGCGACGGGGTCACCCGCGAAGGTGAACCTGGCGAGCTCTACGGCGCCGACAGCGGCCGCGTCGACGGCAAGGCGTTCATCGATCGCGCGGACGGCGACCGCCATCAGTTCCGCTTCATCGTCGCTGCCGAAGACGGCATCGAGTACGACGACCTCAAGGCGCTGACGCGGCGGCTCATGGCGCAGATGCAGGAAGACCTCGGCACGAAGCTCGACTGGGTCGCGGTCGATCATTTCAACACCGGCCACCCGCACAGCCACATCATCGTCCGTGGCAGGGACGACCGTGGCGAGAACCTGGTCATCGCGCGCGAATATATCTCATCTGGCATCCGCGAGCGGGCGGCCGAGCTGGTCAGCCTCGATCTCGGTCCGCGAACCGACCGCGAGATTGAGCTTCGCCTGCGCCGGGAAATGGAGCAGGAACGCTTCACCAGCATCGACCGTCGGCTGCTCAGCATGCGTGATGATGACGGCCTGGTCTCGCCGGGCGGTCCCGACGCCATTCGCCAGACGCTGCACCAGGGACGGCTGCGCAAGCTCGAGCGGATGGGTCTGGCCGCGGAGGTCGGCGCTGGCTCCTGGCGCCTCGACGATGAGCTCGAAGCCACGCTGCGCCGCACCGGCGAACGCGGCGACATCATCAAGACCATGCACCGCGAACTGACCGGCAAGGGGCTTGCCCGCAGGGCCGCCGACTGGGTGATCCACGATCGATCCGGCGAGCCCGTCCAGTCTCTCGTCGGTCGCGTTGTCGCGCGTGGACTGGCCGACGAGATCAATGACCGCCATTACATGATCGTCGACGCCGTCGACGGTAAGAGCCATTGGATCAACATCGGTAGAGGCGAGGCGATGGAAACGATGCCTAATGGCTGCATCGTGCGTGTCGCGCCAAGGAACACCGAGCCGAGGCAGGTCGATCGTACCATCGCCGAAATCGCCGCCGCGCATGGCGGCCGTTACGACGTCGATATGCACCTGAAGCATGACCCATCCGCCACCGAGAGCTTTGCGCGAACGCATGTGCGGCGGCTGGAGGCGATCCGCCGCGCGACCGGCGGCGTCGAGCGAGAGCCGAACGGCACCTGGCTCATCGCGCCGGACCATCTCGATCGCGTCGCGAATTATGAGGGCCAGCGGGCCAGGGCCGAGCCTGTCGTTGCCGACAAGCTCTCCTCAATGGCGCTGGAGCGACAGGTCAGCTTCAACGGCGCCACCTGGCTCGACCGGGAGCTGGTTGCCGATAGACCCGAGCCTTTGCACGGATCCGGCTTCGGCCGCGACGTGAGAGAGGCGCAAGCTCGCCGGCGGCAGTGGCTGATCGCGCAAGGCCTCGCGCATAAAGAACAGGATGGGATCGTCTATCGAGCCAACATGCTTTCGATCCTGCGCCAGCGAGAACTGAACCGTGTTGCTGGCCAACTGTCGGAGGAACTTGGCCTGCCCTATGCCGAAGCGCGATCCGGAGGACGAGTAGAGGGTACGCTCCGCCGCTCCGTCGAGCTTGCCAGCGGAAAATATGCCGTCGTTGAAAAGTCGCGCGAGTTCACGCTGGTGCCATGGCGGCCGGTGCTTGAGCGCCATGTGGGCAAGGAGGTCTCCGGTGTCGTAAGTGGGGAGGGGATTTCATGGACCGTCGGCCGGCAAAGGAGCGGACCTGGTGTTTCGTGA
- a CDS encoding ATP-binding protein yields the protein MTTARHIVTLLKSHIAGDEDRFLSIAMQLAAHEARQGHGKLAQELKDLVDAAKSRDARIVKSSRPVPLFQPKGELAGLLHVRYPDLRLTDMILPDSLRSRLHRVLGEQRQQASLREHGLVPRRKLLLVGPPGSGKTMTASALAGELHLPLFTIVLDGLITKFMGETAGKLRLVFDAMQATRGVYFFDEFDAIGARRGERQDVGEIRRVLNSFLQFLEQDDSHSLIIAATNHPELLDRALFRRFDDVIEYAVPDRPIIEALLRARLDRFDTRGLAWNEAISQAERLSQAEITRAADDAAKTIILRGGKRITSEALIDALKERRQASLFE from the coding sequence ATGACCACGGCCCGCCATATCGTGACGCTGCTTAAAAGCCACATTGCCGGCGACGAGGATCGTTTCCTCTCTATCGCGATGCAGCTTGCTGCGCATGAGGCACGTCAAGGCCATGGTAAGCTTGCTCAGGAGCTCAAGGATCTGGTCGACGCAGCCAAGAGCAGGGACGCCCGGATTGTCAAGAGCAGTCGGCCGGTTCCCCTTTTTCAGCCAAAGGGCGAGCTCGCAGGGCTCCTGCATGTGCGCTATCCGGACCTGCGACTGACCGACATGATTTTGCCGGACAGTCTGCGCTCGCGCCTGCACCGCGTGCTGGGAGAGCAGCGCCAACAAGCAAGCTTGCGCGAGCACGGGCTTGTTCCCCGTCGCAAACTGCTTCTGGTCGGCCCGCCAGGATCAGGCAAGACGATGACCGCATCGGCATTGGCCGGGGAGCTTCATCTGCCCCTTTTCACGATCGTCCTCGATGGTTTGATCACCAAGTTCATGGGAGAGACTGCCGGAAAGCTGCGGCTTGTTTTTGATGCAATGCAGGCGACGCGGGGCGTCTACTTCTTTGACGAATTCGATGCCATCGGCGCGCGTCGAGGCGAACGCCAGGATGTTGGCGAGATTCGGCGCGTGCTGAATTCGTTTCTGCAGTTTCTCGAGCAAGACGACAGCCACAGCCTGATTATTGCGGCAACAAATCATCCCGAGCTGCTCGACAGAGCTTTGTTCCGCCGTTTCGACGATGTCATCGAATACGCCGTGCCCGATCGGCCGATTATAGAGGCGCTGCTTCGGGCTCGACTCGACCGCTTCGACACCAGAGGGCTTGCCTGGAACGAGGCGATCTCTCAGGCAGAGAGACTGTCGCAGGCCGAGATCACGCGCGCGGCCGACGACGCTGCAAAAACCATCATATTGCGGGGGGGGAAGCGGATCACCTCGGAAGCGCTCATCGACGCTCTGAAGGAACGCCGGCAGGCGTCGCTGTTTGAGTAG
- a CDS encoding E2 ligase fold family C protein, with the protein MAFANFIDRAATAASQVLADFHLGDFKAALEKQVVAVAFDHQAASCAEGQATLDLAVRLLARLYPVLAILPLDSAASSQAQALERLAKSINPKVGIRRSGKSATVCVVAGVTRPSLRCPIFFVGSDGWAAKLSRTDPVGSGPSLLPFGAGAASCFGAANVFRTIFAAQLTGAELDETIDLSLCSYDKTKAGEAGPIDFPVDLGETHLVGLGAIGHGSLWALARQPDLKGRLHVIDHEAIELSNLQRYALAGQAEIGMSKAVLAATALRSTGLEVEAHPLTWAEYVARRGNWVLDQVGVALDTAADRLAVQGALPRWIANAWMQEHDLGISRHGFDDGQACLCCMYLPSGKSKDEHQLIAEELGIPEAHEQVKTLLQTNAGVPNDFVVRVATAMAVPFEPLAPFVGQPLRSFYQQAICGGLVFQLSEGSRRVRTVVPMAFQSVLAGIMLAADLVKHSAGFPMSPTTSTRVNLLRPLGSHLHDPKAKDSSGRCICSDDDFIAAYRRKYGAR; encoded by the coding sequence ATGGCATTCGCTAACTTCATCGATCGTGCCGCCACGGCGGCATCTCAGGTCCTGGCCGATTTTCATCTGGGAGACTTCAAAGCAGCTCTTGAAAAGCAGGTCGTGGCAGTCGCCTTCGACCATCAGGCCGCTTCCTGCGCCGAAGGCCAGGCGACACTAGATCTTGCGGTGAGATTGCTCGCTAGGCTCTACCCGGTTCTGGCGATACTCCCGCTGGACAGCGCGGCGAGCTCTCAAGCCCAAGCGCTGGAGCGCTTGGCAAAGTCGATCAATCCAAAAGTCGGCATCCGGCGTTCCGGCAAGTCTGCCACCGTCTGCGTCGTTGCAGGGGTAACGCGCCCATCACTCCGGTGCCCGATCTTTTTCGTGGGATCGGACGGTTGGGCGGCAAAGCTGTCGCGTACGGACCCGGTGGGCTCTGGCCCAAGTCTGCTGCCTTTTGGAGCTGGCGCCGCCAGTTGCTTCGGCGCCGCCAACGTCTTTCGAACTATCTTCGCCGCCCAGTTGACCGGCGCCGAGTTGGACGAAACCATCGACCTCTCGCTATGCAGCTACGACAAGACCAAAGCCGGGGAGGCTGGCCCGATCGACTTCCCAGTCGACCTTGGCGAAACCCACCTCGTTGGGCTCGGTGCGATAGGCCATGGCTCGCTTTGGGCGCTAGCGAGACAACCCGATCTCAAGGGTCGTCTGCATGTAATCGATCACGAAGCGATCGAACTCTCAAACCTGCAGCGCTACGCATTGGCCGGCCAGGCGGAGATTGGTATGTCCAAGGCGGTTCTTGCAGCCACCGCCCTTAGATCGACTGGCCTTGAGGTCGAGGCGCACCCTCTGACGTGGGCAGAATATGTTGCGCGCCGGGGCAATTGGGTCTTAGACCAAGTGGGTGTGGCGCTTGACACCGCCGCCGACCGTCTGGCTGTCCAAGGTGCACTGCCGCGATGGATCGCAAACGCTTGGATGCAGGAGCACGATCTCGGTATCTCCCGGCATGGTTTCGATGACGGCCAGGCTTGCCTTTGTTGCATGTACCTGCCATCCGGAAAATCCAAGGACGAGCACCAGCTGATTGCCGAGGAACTCGGAATACCGGAAGCACACGAGCAGGTGAAAACGCTCCTGCAGACAAATGCCGGAGTTCCCAACGACTTTGTAGTTCGCGTGGCTACAGCGATGGCTGTGCCGTTTGAACCGCTAGCCCCGTTTGTCGGCCAGCCCCTGCGCTCCTTTTATCAGCAGGCTATCTGCGGCGGTCTGGTGTTCCAGCTTAGCGAAGGAAGTCGCCGCGTTCGAACTGTGGTTCCGATGGCCTTTCAGTCGGTGCTTGCCGGGATTATGCTTGCCGCGGATTTGGTCAAGCATAGTGCGGGGTTTCCCATGAGCCCGACGACGAGCACTCGGGTGAATCTTCTGCGCCCCCTTGGCTCTCACTTGCACGATCCGAAGGCCAAGGACTCCAGCGGCCGCTGCATCTGTAGCGACGACGATTTCATTGCCGCTTACAGGCGCAAATACGGAGCGCGTTGA
- a CDS encoding Mov34/MPN/PAD-1 family protein, whose translation MALWVGVQQDRHFAVTETVIPAQRHIRTNDGVCVIVAAEELHRLNVWLYKSGLKLLAQIHSHPGRAYHSTTDDAYAVATTVGCLSLVVPNFAREPFDFARVAAYRLDEKAKWNALPPAALSRMIMISS comes from the coding sequence ATGGCGCTCTGGGTCGGCGTTCAGCAAGACCGGCACTTTGCCGTAACAGAGACGGTTATCCCGGCGCAGCGTCACATTCGGACAAACGATGGCGTTTGCGTGATCGTTGCGGCCGAAGAACTGCACCGGCTCAATGTCTGGCTCTACAAAAGCGGCCTGAAACTCTTGGCCCAGATTCACAGCCATCCGGGCCGCGCCTACCATTCGACGACGGACGACGCTTATGCGGTTGCTACCACGGTTGGGTGTCTGTCGCTGGTAGTGCCGAATTTCGCCCGCGAGCCTTTCGATTTTGCTCGGGTCGCCGCCTATCGGCTTGACGAAAAGGCCAAATGGAATGCGCTCCCTCCCGCGGCACTGTCGCGAATGATCATGATATCGAGTTGA